The Polaribacter tangerinus genome has a segment encoding these proteins:
- a CDS encoding LexA family protein: MKTPKNLVFFSPKTSSGNGAIFVDTGISAGFPSPADDFRETRISLDDELITNKEATFFAKVKGQSMINAGLDDNDLLVIDRSLEPANNKIAVCFLDGEFTVKRLRVEKNEVWLQPENPDYPIIKITEENDFVIWGIVTSVIKKV, encoded by the coding sequence ATGAAAACACCCAAAAATCTTGTCTTTTTTTCTCCAAAAACATCTTCTGGAAATGGAGCTATTTTTGTTGATACAGGTATTTCTGCTGGGTTTCCCTCTCCTGCAGACGATTTTAGAGAAACCAGAATTTCTTTAGATGATGAACTAATTACCAATAAAGAGGCTACCTTTTTTGCTAAAGTAAAAGGGCAATCTATGATTAATGCAGGTTTAGACGATAACGATTTACTAGTAATAGATAGAAGTTTAGAACCTGCAAATAATAAAATTGCTGTTTGTTTTTTAGATGGCGAGTTTACTGTAAAACGCCTACGTGTAGAAAAAAATGAAGTTTGGTTACAGCCTGAAAACCCAGATTATCCAATCATAAAAATTACAGAAGAAAACGATTTTGTAATATGGGGAATTGTAACAAGTGTAATTAAAAAAGTATAA
- a CDS encoding S9 family peptidase — translation MKNLILFFVLFFTVSISLAQETPSPNYRQAAKYSPKNLAKMVHSTSVSPHWLKKGNRFWYSYKTSEGSNYYIVDADKKTKKPLFNNSKMAKWLTEITKDPYDAQHLPRLDIKFNEAEDAFRFRVTATEEVPVEEDTKKETSKKDSTATKKAKKKKPKMEKKVYYLEYKLGGNGLTIINTKKEEKQPWRRWANIAPDSSIVLYSKNYNLYWMDKMNFKKFIKDEKDTTVVENQWTKDGVENYGYGGSNRGQDNEDVEKNKDKRKGVWGTWSHDSKKFVFQKSDSRHIKDLWVINSTGKKRPTLETYKYHMPGEQEFYKSELLIFDIPTKTHVKVPLDTVRQQSISVFRAPMKQSSRDDDFRPSLLLSKKGKVYFSVISRDRKKYDINVADINTGEYKTLIKERFNTYIESRPLILFNNETEMLHWAERDGWAHFYLYDAEGNLKNQVTEGDYHVDNFAGLDEKSRTLYFTANGVNKNQDPYYLHTYKINLNGTGMRSLDSGDFTATASMSDSNKYFVSNYSRVNTVPKSELRDVNGRKVMDLETADLSQLFASGYKFPEPFKVKADDGITDIYGVMYKPFDMDSTKVYPLLEYVYPGPQTEAVNKAFSYRMDRLDRMAQVGFVVITLGNRGGHPDRSKWYHNYGYGNLRDYGLADKKYVAQQLANKHTFIDIEKVGIYGHSGGGFMSTAAMLVYPDFFKAAVSSAGNHDNRVYNSWWSETHHGVKEEIDEKGKISHKYNIDYNQALAKNLKGHLMLIHGDMDNNVHPAGTIRMAEQLIKAHKRFKFMIMPGQRHGFGNMTEYSFWLRADHFSKYLLGKEATDTDILYMNMDKPMNR, via the coding sequence ATGAAAAATTTAATCTTATTTTTTGTGCTTTTTTTTACTGTGTCTATCAGTTTAGCACAAGAAACGCCCTCACCAAATTACAGACAGGCAGCAAAGTATTCGCCTAAAAATTTAGCTAAAATGGTTCACTCAACTAGTGTGAGTCCGCATTGGTTAAAAAAAGGCAATCGTTTTTGGTATTCATATAAAACATCTGAAGGCTCAAATTATTATATTGTTGATGCAGATAAGAAAACAAAAAAGCCTTTGTTTAATAATTCTAAAATGGCTAAATGGTTAACAGAAATTACAAAAGATCCATACGACGCACAGCATTTACCACGTTTAGATATTAAATTTAATGAAGCTGAAGACGCTTTTCGTTTTAGAGTAACTGCTACAGAAGAAGTACCTGTAGAAGAGGATACTAAAAAAGAAACTTCTAAAAAAGATTCTACTGCTACAAAAAAGGCTAAAAAGAAAAAGCCTAAAATGGAGAAGAAAGTATATTATTTAGAATATAAACTTGGTGGAAACGGATTAACAATTATCAATACAAAAAAAGAAGAAAAGCAGCCTTGGAGAAGATGGGCAAATATTGCTCCAGACAGTTCTATTGTTCTTTATTCTAAAAATTACAATTTGTATTGGATGGATAAAATGAACTTTAAAAAGTTTATTAAAGATGAAAAAGATACGACTGTTGTAGAAAATCAGTGGACAAAAGACGGAGTAGAAAACTACGGCTATGGCGGCAGTAACCGAGGACAAGACAATGAAGATGTAGAAAAAAATAAAGACAAACGTAAAGGAGTTTGGGGTACTTGGTCTCATGATTCTAAGAAGTTTGTTTTTCAAAAATCAGATTCTAGACATATTAAAGACTTATGGGTAATTAACTCTACTGGTAAGAAAAGACCTACTCTAGAAACCTATAAATATCATATGCCAGGAGAACAAGAGTTTTATAAATCTGAATTATTAATTTTTGATATTCCTACAAAAACTCATGTTAAAGTACCTTTAGATACTGTTCGTCAGCAAAGTATTTCAGTTTTTAGAGCACCAATGAAACAGTCTAGTCGAGATGATGATTTTAGACCTTCTTTGTTGCTTTCAAAAAAAGGTAAAGTATATTTTAGTGTAATTTCTAGAGATCGAAAAAAATATGATATTAATGTAGCAGATATAAATACTGGTGAGTATAAAACGCTTATTAAAGAGCGCTTTAATACATACATAGAGTCGAGACCTCTTATTTTATTTAACAATGAAACAGAAATGTTACATTGGGCAGAGAGGGACGGTTGGGCTCATTTTTACTTGTATGATGCAGAAGGAAACTTAAAAAATCAGGTTACAGAAGGTGACTATCATGTAGATAATTTTGCTGGATTGGATGAAAAATCTAGAACACTTTATTTTACGGCAAATGGTGTAAATAAAAATCAAGATCCTTACTATCTACACACTTACAAAATTAATCTTAATGGTACTGGAATGCGCAGTTTAGATTCTGGAGATTTTACTGCAACAGCATCAATGTCAGATTCTAACAAGTATTTTGTAAGTAACTATTCTCGAGTAAATACAGTACCTAAATCTGAATTAAGAGATGTAAACGGAAGAAAAGTTATGGATTTAGAAACTGCCGATTTATCTCAATTATTTGCTTCGGGATATAAGTTTCCAGAGCCTTTTAAAGTAAAAGCAGATGACGGTATTACCGATATTTATGGTGTTATGTATAAGCCTTTTGACATGGATTCTACAAAAGTGTATCCGTTATTAGAGTATGTATATCCTGGGCCACAAACCGAAGCTGTAAACAAAGCTTTTTCCTATAGAATGGATCGTTTAGATAGAATGGCTCAAGTTGGTTTTGTAGTTATTACACTGGGTAACAGAGGTGGTCATCCCGATAGGTCTAAATGGTATCATAACTACGGTTACGGTAATTTACGCGATTATGGTTTGGCAGATAAAAAGTATGTGGCTCAACAACTAGCTAATAAACATACATTTATAGACATTGAAAAAGTAGGAATTTATGGGCATTCTGGTGGTGGATTTATGTCTACTGCAGCTATGTTGGTATATCCAGATTTCTTTAAGGCAGCTGTTTCTTCAGCAGGTAATCATGATAATAGAGTATACAATTCTTGGTGGAGTGAAACCCACCACGGTGTAAAAGAAGAAATTGATGAAAAAGGAAAGATTTCTCATAAATATAATATTGATTACAATCAGGCGTTAGCAAAAAACTTAAAAGGACATTTAATGTTAATTCATGGAGACATGGATAATAATGTGCATCCGGCAGGAACTATAAGAATGGCAGAGCAATTAATTAAAGCTCATAAACGTTTTAAATTTATGATTATGCCAGGACAAAGACACGGTTTCGGAAACATGACAGAATATTCTTTTTGGCTAAGAGCCGATCATTTTAGCAAGTATTTGTTAGGAAAAGAAGCTACGGATACCGATATTCTGTATATGAATATGGATAAACCAATGAATAGATAA
- a CDS encoding Y-family DNA polymerase, with translation MFALIDCNNFYASCERVFNPNLQGKPVAILSNNDGCVISMSDEAKKLQLPFGAPIFKWESFCKANNITVLSSNYPLYGDMSARVMNILKDFSPDIEVYSIDESFLELKGFDNYNFAEYATTMRRRILKWTGIPTCVGIAPTKALSKVANKIARSNLKQSKGICIIDSEEKRIKALKWTKIGKVWGIGGRLQKRLEAKGVVTAYDFTQLPSDWVLKEFSIVEWRLQKDLQGISKIPLEDAVSSKKMIATTRSFENTYSDIENIKERISTFATSCAKKLREQKSSCHLITVFLRSNRFDKNQPYLKESTTAILSYPTDSSLIISKAAVEAVKNIYKKGIQYKKAGVIISGLVPNDNFQLNLFSEENPKHKPLMAAIDSLNKKFKSDKIKLGNQDLKRTWKMRQERLSKKFTTNINEVFIVNSYHKK, from the coding sequence ATGTTTGCACTTATAGATTGTAATAACTTTTATGCCTCTTGTGAGCGCGTTTTTAACCCAAACTTACAAGGAAAACCAGTTGCTATTTTAAGCAATAACGATGGTTGTGTAATTTCTATGAGCGACGAAGCAAAAAAATTACAACTCCCTTTTGGTGCACCTATTTTTAAGTGGGAGTCTTTTTGCAAAGCAAACAACATTACCGTTTTATCATCTAACTATCCATTATACGGAGATATGAGCGCACGTGTAATGAATATTTTAAAAGACTTTTCTCCAGATATAGAAGTGTATTCTATAGACGAATCCTTTTTAGAACTTAAAGGTTTCGACAACTATAATTTTGCAGAATATGCTACAACAATGAGACGTAGAATTTTAAAATGGACAGGTATACCTACTTGTGTAGGAATTGCTCCTACAAAAGCTTTAAGCAAAGTAGCCAATAAAATAGCACGATCTAACTTAAAACAATCTAAAGGAATTTGTATAATAGACAGTGAAGAAAAAAGAATTAAAGCATTAAAATGGACTAAAATTGGTAAAGTATGGGGAATTGGCGGCCGTTTACAAAAACGCTTAGAAGCCAAAGGAGTAGTTACAGCATACGATTTTACACAATTACCAAGCGATTGGGTTTTAAAAGAATTTTCTATCGTAGAATGGCGATTGCAAAAAGATTTACAAGGAATTTCTAAAATACCTCTAGAGGATGCTGTGTCTTCTAAAAAAATGATTGCAACGACACGCAGCTTTGAAAACACTTATTCAGATATCGAAAATATAAAAGAACGCATTTCTACTTTTGCAACAAGTTGCGCAAAAAAACTACGTGAACAAAAATCGAGCTGTCATCTTATTACCGTATTTTTAAGAAGCAATCGGTTCGATAAAAATCAACCTTACTTAAAAGAAAGTACTACCGCAATTTTATCATATCCGACAGACTCTTCATTAATTATTTCTAAAGCAGCTGTAGAAGCAGTAAAAAATATTTACAAAAAAGGAATACAATATAAAAAAGCAGGCGTTATTATTTCTGGACTCGTACCTAACGATAATTTTCAATTGAACTTATTTTCTGAAGAAAATCCGAAACATAAACCTTTAATGGCTGCAATAGACTCTTTAAATAAAAAATTTAAAAGCGATAAGATAAAACTTGGAAATCAAGATTTAAAACGAACTTGGAAAATGCGACAAGAGCGTTTATCAAAAAAATTTACAACTAATATTAACGAAGTTTTTATTGTTAATTCATATCATAAGAAATAA
- a CDS encoding nucleoside deaminase — translation MIQPFDDIYFMKKAYEEAIIAFDKGEIPVGAVIVFNNQIIARAHNLTETLNDVTAHAEMQAFTAAADFLGGKYLKNCTLYVTLEPCQMCAGASYWTQIGKIVYGASELERGFIQLKTTLHPKTKVIGGILENECSLLLKRFFIEKRNLN, via the coding sequence ATGATACAACCCTTTGATGATATTTATTTTATGAAAAAGGCCTATGAAGAGGCTATTATAGCATTTGATAAGGGAGAAATTCCTGTAGGAGCTGTAATTGTTTTTAATAATCAAATAATTGCAAGAGCCCATAATTTAACAGAAACGTTAAACGATGTAACAGCACATGCAGAAATGCAAGCATTTACCGCAGCTGCAGACTTTTTAGGTGGTAAATATTTAAAAAATTGCACTTTATACGTTACTTTAGAGCCTTGCCAAATGTGTGCAGGAGCTAGTTACTGGACTCAAATAGGTAAAATTGTGTATGGAGCAAGTGAGTTAGAAAGAGGTTTTATTCAGTTAAAAACAACGTTACACCCAAAAACTAAAGTTATTGGTGGTATTTTAGAAAATGAATGTTCATTATTATTAAAACGTTTTTTTATAGAAAAGCGTAATCTTAATTAA
- a CDS encoding PLP-dependent aminotransferase family protein: protein MNDSPVNDILKQLISIDRKTKKSIYIQVSQQIINAIQRKYLVKGTKLPGTRKLSTLLNIHRNTAVAIYDELAAQGWVKILPNSGTFILESDANTPKLRAKSFNNLKVYSYANTTGFPFQEAFHLASTKEQTKAKYSINDGKPDLRLHPVQEFTRWYSAAMKRKMLLQKWNRPSQFSNTVFQIQLCNHLNVTRGLHVRPKNVISTRSTEMSLYIVSQLLVKNNDLVIVGELSNYAANTIFQEAGATIKTVPVDSKGINISFIKKIAQKNQIRCVYISANRHYPTTATLSTARRVALLQLAKEYKFAIIEDDYDYDFQFKGSAMLPMASADANGMIIYLGKIGQSLFPSFQIGFVVAPENLITEAKNYLELLDKQGDLIQEQIVSELIDEGEIYRLIKKNTNIYKERNTLVCKELTKHFKTIAKWKVPSGGLAIWLEFTPKIPLLKLAEAAEKNDLYLPKTVLYQNKKTCAIRLGFGHLNTNEIPFVITKLKKAYLTITA from the coding sequence ATGAATGATAGTCCGGTTAATGACATTTTAAAACAGCTGATTTCTATTGATAGAAAAACTAAAAAATCTATTTATATTCAGGTTTCTCAGCAAATTATTAATGCTATTCAGCGTAAATATTTAGTAAAGGGAACAAAATTACCAGGAACACGAAAACTAAGTACCCTATTAAATATTCATAGAAATACAGCAGTGGCAATTTATGATGAATTAGCAGCGCAAGGATGGGTAAAAATTTTACCAAATAGTGGAACTTTTATTTTAGAGTCAGACGCAAATACTCCTAAGCTAAGAGCAAAATCATTTAACAATTTAAAAGTATATTCATATGCTAATACTACAGGATTTCCCTTTCAAGAAGCCTTTCATTTGGCTTCTACAAAAGAACAAACTAAGGCTAAATATAGTATAAATGATGGCAAACCAGATTTAAGACTACATCCTGTTCAAGAATTTACTAGGTGGTATAGTGCCGCTATGAAACGAAAAATGTTGCTACAAAAATGGAATCGTCCTTCACAATTTTCTAATACTGTTTTTCAAATACAATTATGCAATCACTTAAATGTAACTAGAGGCCTACACGTAAGACCTAAAAATGTAATAAGCACGCGTAGTACAGAAATGAGTTTATACATTGTAAGTCAATTATTAGTAAAAAATAACGATTTAGTTATAGTAGGAGAATTAAGTAATTATGCTGCTAATACAATTTTTCAGGAAGCAGGTGCTACGATTAAAACAGTCCCTGTAGACAGCAAAGGAATAAACATTTCATTTATTAAAAAAATTGCACAAAAAAATCAGATTCGTTGTGTATATATTTCTGCAAATAGGCATTATCCAACCACTGCAACTTTAAGTACAGCAAGAAGAGTGGCGCTTTTACAATTGGCAAAAGAATATAAGTTTGCTATTATAGAAGATGATTATGATTATGATTTTCAGTTTAAAGGTTCTGCCATGTTACCAATGGCTAGCGCAGATGCTAATGGAATGATAATATACCTTGGTAAAATTGGTCAATCTTTATTTCCTAGTTTTCAAATTGGCTTTGTGGTTGCTCCTGAAAACTTAATTACAGAAGCAAAAAACTATTTAGAACTATTAGACAAACAAGGAGATTTAATACAAGAACAAATAGTGTCTGAACTTATTGATGAAGGTGAAATTTATCGTTTAATTAAAAAAAATACTAACATTTATAAAGAAAGAAATACACTTGTGTGTAAAGAATTAACAAAACACTTTAAAACTATTGCCAAATGGAAAGTTCCCTCTGGCGGACTAGCAATATGGTTAGAATTTACACCCAAAATACCTTTATTAAAACTTGCTGAAGCTGCAGAAAAAAACGATCTATACCTCCCAAAAACAGTTTTATATCAAAATAAAAAAACATGTGCTATTCGACTGGGTTTTGGTCATTTAAACACTAATGAAATTCCCTTTGTTATTACAAAACTTAAAAAAGCTTACCTTACAATAACAGCCTAA
- a CDS encoding 1-deoxy-D-xylulose-5-phosphate synthase, producing MKGLLDHIESPKDLRKLKEVQLPQLAKELRAFIIEVLATKEGHLGASLGVVELTIALHYLFNTPKDLLVWDVGHQAYVHKILTGRRANFHTNRQLNGIAGFPTRTESEFDTFGVGHSSTSISAALGMAIASNLKGETKRHHIAVIGDASIASGMAFEALNHAGVSNANLLIILNDNAIGIDPAVGALKEYLTKVKTDRKLAAQNNIIKALNFDYSGPINGHNLPKIISELTRLKNVKGPKFLHIITTKGKGLQRAEEDQVTYHAPGKFDKISGERLAQLKNPYTKYQDVFGKTILELATKNSKIVGITPAMLTGSSLKLMFEKFPERTFDVGIAEQHAVTLAAGMATQGLIPFCNIYSTFLQRAYDQIIHDVALQKLPVIFCLDRAGLVGEDGATHHGVFDLAYLRCIPNLTIFAPSNEIELRNILYTAQLGIKNPIAIRYPRGTGNLTHWQLPFKRIKIGKGIQLKEGKEAAVLSVGTISENIKKGIEYSKNNEKIAHYNMRFIKPLDVELLHTIFKKYTTIFTAEEGVKKGGFGSAILEFATENNYKNKITVIGIPDNFITHGTVLELQEMTCLDANSLGKLFNKI from the coding sequence ATGAAGGGTTTATTAGATCATATAGAAAGTCCGAAAGACTTACGAAAATTAAAGGAAGTTCAATTACCACAATTGGCAAAAGAATTACGTGCTTTTATAATAGAGGTTCTAGCTACCAAAGAAGGACATTTAGGTGCTAGTTTGGGAGTTGTAGAGCTAACTATTGCATTACATTATTTATTTAATACTCCAAAAGATTTGTTAGTTTGGGATGTTGGACATCAAGCATATGTTCATAAAATTTTAACCGGTAGAAGAGCTAATTTTCATACAAATAGGCAATTAAATGGTATTGCAGGTTTTCCTACTAGAACAGAAAGTGAATTTGATACTTTTGGAGTGGGGCATTCTTCTACCTCAATTTCTGCTGCTTTAGGCATGGCTATAGCATCCAATTTAAAAGGAGAAACCAAAAGGCACCATATTGCGGTTATTGGAGATGCATCTATTGCCAGTGGTATGGCTTTTGAAGCGCTAAACCATGCTGGTGTTTCTAACGCTAACTTATTAATAATATTAAACGACAATGCCATAGGTATAGACCCGGCTGTTGGTGCTTTAAAAGAATATTTAACAAAAGTAAAAACAGATAGAAAATTAGCCGCCCAAAATAATATTATTAAAGCCTTAAATTTCGACTATTCAGGACCAATAAACGGTCATAATTTGCCAAAAATTATTTCAGAATTAACACGGTTAAAAAACGTGAAAGGTCCTAAGTTTTTACATATAATTACTACAAAAGGAAAAGGGTTGCAAAGAGCTGAAGAGGATCAAGTGACTTACCATGCTCCTGGTAAATTTGATAAAATTTCTGGTGAACGATTAGCACAGTTAAAAAACCCATATACCAAATATCAAGATGTGTTTGGTAAAACCATTTTAGAATTAGCAACAAAAAACTCGAAAATAGTAGGTATTACACCTGCAATGCTTACTGGAAGCTCTTTAAAACTTATGTTTGAAAAGTTTCCAGAAAGAACTTTTGATGTTGGTATTGCAGAACAGCACGCAGTTACACTTGCAGCAGGAATGGCTACTCAGGGATTAATACCATTTTGTAATATCTATTCTACTTTTTTACAACGCGCTTACGACCAAATAATACATGATGTTGCGCTGCAAAAACTACCTGTAATTTTTTGTTTAGATAGAGCAGGACTAGTAGGTGAAGACGGTGCCACGCATCATGGTGTTTTCGATTTGGCATATTTACGGTGTATACCAAACTTAACTATTTTTGCTCCAAGCAACGAAATAGAACTGAGAAATATATTGTACACTGCACAATTAGGGATAAAAAATCCTATTGCTATAAGGTACCCTAGAGGAACAGGAAACTTAACACATTGGCAGCTACCATTCAAAAGAATAAAAATTGGAAAAGGAATTCAATTAAAGGAAGGTAAAGAGGCTGCAGTTTTATCTGTAGGTACTATTTCAGAAAATATTAAAAAAGGAATTGAGTATTCTAAAAACAACGAAAAAATAGCACATTATAATATGCGCTTTATCAAACCATTAGATGTTGAACTTCTTCATACAATTTTTAAAAAATATACAACCATTTTTACTGCGGAAGAAGGTGTAAAAAAAGGGGGCTTTGGAAGTGCTATTCTAGAATTTGCTACTGAAAACAACTATAAAAATAAAATTACTGTAATTGGTATTCCCGATAATTTTATTACTCATGGCACTGTCTTAGAACTTCAAGAAATGACTTGTTTAGATGCTAATAGTTTGGGGAAACTTTTTAATAAAATATAA
- a CDS encoding DUF2975 domain-containing protein: MKTETILKIMKFFSWFAFIGLMIKCGVILTSYIASIYKPEMAKNLFEGLNLFEYYNHSFVNYSFLVFYKIILFAIEAYIAYLVIILLKKLNLEKPFKIDIHKMMKKISYAIFYLWVIAIVHNTHIQFIGKKHDFEISLFSSDFVFLSLIIFIFAQIVKRGIEIQSENDLTI; encoded by the coding sequence ATGAAAACTGAAACAATTTTAAAAATCATGAAATTCTTTTCATGGTTCGCATTTATAGGATTGATGATTAAATGTGGCGTAATTTTAACCTCATACATCGCTAGTATTTACAAACCAGAAATGGCAAAAAACCTATTTGAAGGCTTAAATCTTTTCGAATATTACAACCATAGTTTTGTAAACTATTCTTTTTTAGTGTTTTATAAAATAATACTATTTGCAATAGAAGCCTATATTGCCTATTTAGTTATTATACTATTAAAAAAACTAAACCTAGAAAAGCCATTTAAAATTGACATACATAAAATGATGAAAAAAATAAGTTATGCTATTTTTTATTTATGGGTAATAGCAATAGTACACAATACACACATTCAATTTATTGGCAAGAAGCACGATTTTGAAATTAGTTTATTTTCTAGTGATTTTGTTTTTCTATCTCTTATCATTTTCATTTTTGCTCAGATTGTAAAAAGAGGTATAGAAATACAATCTGAAAACGACTTAACTATATAA
- a CDS encoding helix-turn-helix domain-containing protein: MPIIVNLDVMLAKRKMKSKDLAEIIDITTANLSILKSGKAKAIRFSTLEAICKALDCQPADILEFVEEEKR, from the coding sequence ATGCCAATTATAGTAAACTTAGATGTAATGCTTGCAAAACGTAAAATGAAAAGTAAAGACTTGGCAGAAATAATAGATATAACAACAGCAAATTTATCTATTTTAAAATCTGGAAAAGCAAAAGCAATTCGGTTTTCTACGTTAGAAGCAATTTGTAAAGCTTTAGATTGTCAGCCTGCAGATATTTTAGAATTTGTAGAAGAAGAAAAACGCTAA
- a CDS encoding DUF2975 domain-containing protein — translation MKKIKILKRMVLILFSFTLLWFLGDNILTISALIFNNDVLHLGHFSYEKTSLPIKIVVIIKLFAFCLFLYGAYFLIKILLIKNITDYYNNNAFNFLNKAGKLIIISNIVAFLLSFSIFFIDIKYYVYFNANSRYLSLLMIVFGLFLIIFSKVLVVGKKIKQENDLTI, via the coding sequence ATGAAAAAAATAAAAATTTTAAAAAGAATGGTATTAATTCTTTTTAGCTTTACACTTTTGTGGTTTTTAGGAGATAATATACTAACTATTAGTGCTTTAATTTTTAACAATGATGTACTACATCTTGGGCATTTTAGTTATGAAAAAACTTCTTTACCAATAAAAATAGTGGTAATAATAAAACTTTTTGCTTTTTGTCTATTTTTATATGGTGCTTATTTTCTTATTAAAATTTTGCTAATAAAAAATATTACCGACTACTATAACAACAACGCATTTAACTTTTTAAATAAAGCAGGTAAACTTATTATAATTTCTAATATAGTAGCCTTTTTACTTAGTTTTTCAATATTTTTTATAGATATAAAGTACTATGTATACTTTAATGCAAATTCTAGATATTTATCTTTATTAATGATTGTGTTTGGTCTTTTTTTAATAATTTTTAGTAAAGTGCTTGTAGTAGGAAAAAAAATTAAACAAGAAAACGACTTAACCATATAA